The following are from one region of the Erinaceus europaeus chromosome 22, mEriEur2.1, whole genome shotgun sequence genome:
- the PACS2 gene encoding phosphofurin acidic cluster sorting protein 2 isoform X2, with product MAERGRLGPVGPPASPGTPVPMNLFAAWEVDGSSPSCVPRLCSLTLKKLVVLKELEKELISVVIAVKLQGSKRILRSHEIVLPPSGQVETDLALTFSLQYPHFLKREGNKLQILLQRRKRYKNRTFLGYKTLAAGAINMAEVMQHPSEGGQVLGLCSSVKEAAVKVAEIWIFSLSSQPIDHEDSAMTAGPKAKATDNYSEEEYESFSSEQEASDDAVQGQDLDEDDFDMGKPKKQRRSIVRATSMTRQNFKQKVVALLRRFKVSDEVLDSEQDPAEHVPEVEEDLDLLYDTLDMDPSDSGPDMEDDDSVLSTPKPKLRPYFEGLSHSSSQTEIGSIHSGRSQKEPPSLADVPEKTWTPGSRQPSDSVPDVVAHSPPAPGEAPSQPEDSPEAETPTLDVFTEKLPPSGRITKTESLVIPSTRSEGKQAGRRGRSTSLKERQPARPQNERANSLDSERCPDTRSQLQVTPPGQSRVWAVVPSAPHSDLVSQIPRKTVYDQLNHILISDDQLPENIILVNTSDWQGQFLSDVLQRHTLPVVCTCSPADVQAAFSTIVSRIQRYCNCNSQPPTPVKIAVAGAQHYLSAVLRLFVEQLSHKTPDWLGYMRFLVIPLGSHPVARYLGSVDYRYNNFFQDLAWRDLFNKLEAQSAVQDTPDIVSRITQYISGANCAHQLPIAEAMLTYKQRRRKNFHFDFTLSPDEESSQKFIPFVGVVKVGIVEPSSATSGDSDDAAPSASSVLSSTPPSTSPAAKEASPTPPSSPSVSGGLSSPSQGAGAELMGLQVDYWLAVPPADRKRDVEKRDLPAAKTTLKCSFRSLQVSRLPSSGEAAATPSMSMTVVTKEKNKKVMFLPKKAKDKDMEAKSQCIEGISRLICTAKHQQNMLRVLIDGVEWNDVKFFQLAAQWSSHVKHFPICIFGHSKSTF from the exons ATGGCCGAGCGGGGCCGCCTGGGGCCCGTGGGGCCGCCCGCCTCGCCGGGCACGCCGGTGCCCATGAACCTGTTCGCCGCCTGGGAGGTGGACGGCTCCAGCCCCAGCTGCGTGCCCAG GTTGTGCAGCCTGACCCTGAAGAAGCTGGTGGTGCTCAAGGAGCTGGAGAAGGAGCTCATCTCTGTGGTCATTGCAGTGAAGCTGCAG GGCTCCAAGCGGATCCTGCGTTCCCACGAGATTGTGCTGCCCCCCAGTGGACAAGTGGAGACTGACCTGGCGCTgaccttctccctgcag TACCCCCATTTCCTGAAGCGCGAGGGCAACAAACTGCAGATCCTGCTTCAGCGCCGCAAGCGCTACAAGAACCGTACCTTCCTGGGCTATAAGACTCTGGCTGCTGGCGCCATCAACATGGCTGAG GTGATGCAGCACCCATCTGAGGGTGGCCAGGTGCTGGGCCTGTGCAGCAGCGTGAAGGAGGCTGCAGTGAAAGTGGCTGAAATCTGGATCTTCTCCCTGTCCAGCCAGCCCATCGACCATGAGGACAGTGCCATGACGGCTGGGCCCAAGGCTAAGGCCACAG ACAACTACTCAGAGGAGGAATACGAGAGCTTCTCCTCAGAGCAGGAGGCCAGTGATGACGCTGTGCAGGGACAG GACCTGGATGAGGATGACTTCGACATGGGGAAACCCAAGAAACAGCGCCGCTCGATAGTAAGAGCGACCTCCATGACCAGG CAAAACTTCAAGCAGAAGGTGGTGGCTCTACTGCGCAGGTTCAAGGTCTCAGATGAG GTCCTGGACTCTGAGCAGGACCCCGCTGAGCATGTCCCtgaagtggaggaggacctggaccTTCTCTATGACACGCTGGACATGGACCCCAGTGACAGTGGCCCTGACATGGAGGACGATGATAGTGTCCTCAGCACCCCCAAGCCAAAGCTCAG GCCATACTTCGAAGGCCTGTCCCACTCAAGCTCCCAGACTGAGATCGGCAGCATCCACAGTGGCCGGAGCCAGAAGGAGCCACCCAGCCTG GCCGATGTGCCTGAGAAGACTTGGACCCCGGGGTCCAGGCAGCCAAGCGACAGTGTCCCTGATGTGGTGGCCCAT agcccacctgcccctggggaggCACCCTCACAGCCCGAAGACAGCCCTGAGGCAGAGACCCCCACCCTAGATGTATTCACGGAGAAGCTGCCGCCTAGTGGACGCATCACCAAGACTGAGTCGCTGGTCATCCCATCCACCAG GTCTGAGGGGAAGCAGGCTGGCCGCCGGGGCCGCAGCACATCTCTGAAGGAGCGCCAGCCGGCGCGGCCCCAGAACGAGCGGGCCAACAGCCTGGACAGCGAGCGCTGCCCGGACACACGCAGCCAGCTGCAGGTGACCCCCCCAGGCCAGAGCAGGGTGTGGGCCGTGGTGCCGTCAGCCCCTCACAGTGACCTCGTGTCTCAGATCCCCAGGAAGACTGTGTATGaccagctcaaccacatcctcatctCCGACGACCAGCTCCCCGAGAATATCATCTTGGTCAACACATCCGACTGGCAAGGCCAG TTCCTGTCAGATGTCCTGCAGAGGCACACGCTGCCTGTGGTTTGCACCTGTTCTCCAGCCGATGTGCAGGCTGCCTTCAGCACCATCGTCTCCCGTATCCAGAGATA CTGCAACTGCAACTCCCAGCCGCCGACGCCAGTGAAGATCGCAGTGGCGGGTGCCCAGCACTACCTCAGCGCAGTGCTGCGGCTCTTCGTGGAGCAGCTCTCCCACAAGACACCCGACTGGCTGGGCTACATGCGCTTCCTGGTCATACCGCTGG GCTCACACCCCGTGGCCAGGTACCTGGGCTCTGTGGACTACCGCTACAACAACTTCTTCCAGGACCTGGCCTGGAGAGACCTGTTCAACAAGCTGGAGGCTCAGAGTGCAG TGCAGGACACGCCCGACATTGTGTCCAGGATCACGCAGTACATCTCGGGGGCCAACTGCGCCCACCAGCTGCCCATCGCCGAGGCCATGTTGACCTACAAGCAGAGGAG gagaaagaacttTCACTTTGACTTTACTCTCAG CCCTGACGAAGAGTCCTCCCAGAAGTTCATCCCATTTGTGGGG GTGGTGAAGGTTGGGATCGTGGAGCCTTCCTCGGCCACGTCAG GTGATTCTGATGACGCAGCGCCTTCGGCCTCTAGTGTGCTCTCATCCACCCCGCCGTCCACCTCTCCTGCAGCCAAGGAGGCTTCACCCACACCACCCTCCTCCCCGTCTGTGAGTGGAGGCCTGTCCTCCCCCAG CCAGGGTGCCGGGGCCGAGCTGATGGGCCTGCAGGTGGATTACTGGCTGGCAGTGCCGCCTGCAGACCGGAAGAGGGATGTGGAAAAGAGGGACCTGCCGGCCGCCAAGACCACGCTCAAGTGCAGCTTCCGGTCCCTGCAGGTCagccggctgcccagcagcggTGAGGCTGCCGCTACTCCCTCCATGTCCATGACTGTGGTCACCAAGGAGAAGAACAAGAAGG TCATGTTTCTGCCCAAGAAGGCAAAGGACAAGGACATGGAAGCCAAGAGCCAGTGCATTGAGGGCATCAGCCGCCTCATCTGCACCGCCAAGCACCAGCAGAACATGCTGCGTG TCCTCATCGACGGTGTGGAGTGGAATGACGTCAAGTTTTTCCAGCTGGCTGCCCAGTGGTCTTCCCACGTCAAGCACTTCCCCATCTGCATCTTCGGACACTCCAAGTCTACCTTCTAG